A window of the Virgibacillus pantothenticus genome harbors these coding sequences:
- a CDS encoding D-alanyl-D-alanine carboxypeptidase family protein, with translation MRSVLVAIFTTILLMIFFPIKGQATPQVSANNAVLMEQTTGRVLFEKQAYSKANIASITKIMTAIIAIESGKMAEKAKASRKAIYTEGSSIYLEEGEEMKVEDLVYGLMLRSGNDAAVAISEHVGGSEAGFVYLMNEKARWLGMNDTHFANPHGLDEAGHYSTAYDMAVLMRYAMDNPTFRDITGATSYLAENRTYSWQNKNKLLTKYYNHCTGGKTGYTKKTGRTLVSTAAKDNLELIAVTLDAPDDWRDHIAMFEWGFEQYELETLTKQKTISYRLDESNEVYSGYLEKEVKYPLSQQEKDDVSSQLLIKKDSTKEKRIGKNVFYLNGKPIAETNVLKEQIKSDDNTPFMEKVYQLFQHISGVDVLW, from the coding sequence ATGCGATCTGTATTAGTTGCCATTTTTACAACAATCCTGTTGATGATTTTTTTTCCGATTAAAGGACAAGCCACTCCTCAAGTATCTGCTAATAATGCAGTTCTGATGGAACAAACAACAGGACGTGTGCTATTTGAAAAGCAGGCTTATTCGAAAGCTAACATTGCCAGTATTACTAAAATAATGACTGCTATTATTGCGATTGAATCCGGTAAAATGGCGGAAAAAGCAAAAGCGAGTCGCAAAGCAATCTATACAGAGGGATCATCCATTTATTTAGAGGAAGGGGAGGAAATGAAGGTAGAAGACCTTGTATATGGATTAATGTTGCGGTCAGGAAATGATGCAGCTGTAGCAATAAGTGAACATGTGGGAGGAAGTGAAGCAGGCTTTGTTTACTTGATGAATGAAAAAGCAAGGTGGCTCGGAATGAACGATACGCACTTTGCTAATCCACACGGACTTGATGAAGCAGGTCATTATTCAACCGCATATGACATGGCTGTCCTCATGCGTTACGCCATGGATAATCCTACTTTTCGAGATATAACTGGTGCTACATCTTATTTAGCAGAGAATCGTACATATTCATGGCAAAATAAAAACAAGCTGTTAACTAAATATTATAACCATTGTACTGGAGGAAAGACGGGCTACACTAAAAAAACAGGGAGAACGTTAGTTTCCACAGCTGCAAAAGATAATCTGGAATTAATCGCGGTTACGTTAGATGCTCCTGATGATTGGCGAGATCATATTGCCATGTTTGAATGGGGTTTTGAGCAGTATGAATTAGAAACATTGACGAAGCAAAAAACCATTTCTTATCGTCTAGATGAAAGTAATGAAGTGTATTCAGGATACTTAGAGAAAGAGGTGAAATATCCTTTAAGCCAACAGGAAAAGGATGATGTATCCAGTCAATTATTGATTAAAAAAGATTCTACCAAAGAGAAAAGGATTGGAAAAAATGTATTTTATTTAAATGGGAAACCAATTGCGGAAACAAATGTATTAAAAGAACAAATAAAGTCGGATGATAATACACCTTTCATGGAGAAAGTTTATCAATTATTTCAGCATATTTCCGGAGTTGATGTTTTATGGTAA
- a CDS encoding nucleoside recognition domain-containing protein, which yields MVNIIWVSMAAIGIIYAMLNGTMDQVNEAIFSSASEAVTLSIGLISVLVFWLGIMKVAEKAGILAVLAKLFRPLIIKLFPEIPKDHPAIGYILSNVTANIFGLGNAATPMGIKAMEQMKQLSGSETASRSMITFLALNTSSLTIIPTTVIAIRMQYQSASPTEIVGATILATLISTISAIIIDRIFYHRSKWGAS from the coding sequence ATGGTAAATATCATTTGGGTATCTATGGCAGCAATTGGTATCATTTATGCAATGCTCAATGGAACAATGGATCAGGTTAATGAAGCTATTTTCTCCAGTGCAAGTGAAGCAGTTACTTTGTCGATTGGATTGATTAGTGTGCTCGTATTTTGGCTGGGCATTATGAAAGTCGCTGAAAAAGCAGGTATTCTAGCTGTTTTAGCAAAACTGTTTCGTCCACTTATTATAAAGCTGTTTCCGGAAATTCCCAAAGATCATCCAGCTATTGGGTATATTCTTTCTAATGTAACGGCAAACATATTTGGTTTGGGAAACGCAGCAACTCCAATGGGCATTAAGGCAATGGAGCAGATGAAACAGTTGAGTGGCAGTGAAACAGCGTCCAGGTCGATGATCACGTTTTTAGCTTTAAATACCTCAAGCTTAACGATTATTCCAACGACAGTAATCGCCATCCGTATGCAATATCAATCCGCATCACCTACTGAAATCGTTGGTGCAACCATACTGGCGACGCTTATATCAACAATTAGCGCAATTATTATTGATCGGATTTTTTATCATAGAAGTAAATGGGGGGCGTCATAA
- a CDS encoding spore maturation protein → MISAWLVPCFILIVLVTATIKKVPAYEVFVEGGKEGVKMAFSLLPFLVGMIVAITILRSSGALEAFTDLLGPILTTIGVPPDIIPLALVRPISGTAALGMTTELIHTYGPDSFIGRLASVMQGSTDTTLYILTIYFGAIGIKKMRYALKVGLLADLMGIIASIVIVSLLFG, encoded by the coding sequence ATGATTAGTGCTTGGCTGGTTCCTTGTTTTATTTTAATTGTTTTAGTCACGGCAACGATAAAAAAAGTCCCAGCATATGAGGTATTTGTGGAAGGAGGTAAGGAGGGAGTAAAAATGGCCTTTTCTTTGCTTCCTTTTTTAGTCGGCATGATTGTAGCAATTACGATATTACGCAGTTCTGGAGCGTTAGAGGCCTTTACTGATTTATTAGGTCCTATTTTGACAACGATTGGAGTTCCGCCTGATATTATCCCGCTTGCTTTAGTAAGACCAATATCCGGTACAGCTGCATTGGGAATGACAACGGAGTTAATCCATACATATGGACCGGATTCCTTCATCGGAAGGCTTGCGTCTGTCATGCAAGGTAGTACTGACACTACGCTCTATATTTTAACGATATATTTTGGAGCTATTGGAATTAAGAAAATGCGATATGCACTAAAAGTTGGCTTGTTGGCAGATCTAATGGGGATTATTGCTTCGATTGTAATTGTTTCGCTTTTATTTGGATAA